The genomic segment TTGTTGTTTTTGCTTGTCCAATATTTTTATTCCCACCAGATAAATGCAATTCTCCTTCTATTTGAGTATTTGAAGGCATCCACCAAGTTCTATCATTTGGTTCATCTGCAAATGCTAAAGTGGCAGGAATCAACATACTAAGTCCCAAAAATGCTGCTAATAATTTTTTTTTCATTAAATATTCATCTCCCATATTATATGTTTATTGATATATCAATAGTAAATTTAAGTTTAGGTTGTTATTCAAGTACTTGCAATTAAATATTAACATAATATCAATCCAAGTAAATAGATTTTCCTCTTAACGTATAAATCCAGGCATTAAACTGAAATTTCCTTCTTATTTCGGCATTCTACATTAAAAATTACTTTAATGCATCAAAATATACTTTTTATTCTAATAATATTGAATTTCATACATGTATTAATTTATTCAAACCAAAACATTGTTAAATTTAAAACTACATTATATCATTTTATAACAATTAGAGACTCGCTATGTTTAAAACAAATAATCTACTATTATCATATGCCAACAAATTTGATTTTTTACGCTTTGAAACATAACCTTTCCATATGGAAATTTAATGCGAAGTAATATAAAATAAATTGTAAATACAAAAATAAACGGTAGTTGGATTTCTCATTCCTAACTACCGTTTTTACTTTTATGAATCTTTCATGAGCTAATATTCAATAATGTTATTTAATTTAATGACATACTTAATTTGAAAAATGACTTTAAAGAAATGCTAACTCTTCCTCTGATTTGATAAGATTAGTTGCAATTTTTACTCCATATAATATATTGCTTTTCTTAACTTGTATTGTTCTTTCCTCATATTATCTTCAGTATAGCTTAAACATTATATAATGTTATTGTCATATAAAAACTCACTATCGTTCATTATCTCATCATAATCACCATCTCTAATAATTGCATGATTACTTGAAAAAACAATTGCTCTTTTAAATACCCCTTTTACATATTCAAAGTCATGGGTAGAACATAAAATAGTTTTTCCTGCATTATTTATAGCTATCATGAATTCTTTTAAAAATCTCTTAGTTTTAGGATCAAGTCCATTCATTGGTTCATCAAATATATAAACGTCTGGATTTAAAACTACTACGGTAGCTATAGAAACCTTTTTCTTTTCTCCACCGCTCAAATGATATGGCTGTCTATCTCTTAATTCTTCAATTTTTAGTAATTTTAAAGTGTCTTCTACCCTTTTTCTAACTTCTTCTTCATCCATTCCCATCTGTCTTGGGCCAAATGCAATTTCATCATATACATTTGAACAAAATAGCTGTACATCTGAATTTTGAAAAACAAAACCTATTTTTTTATGAAAAGCCTTTGAGAACTCTTCATTTTGCATTTTTTTATTATTAATTTCTTCACCTTCAAATAAATAACTTCCACTATCAGCAATTATTAATCCATTGATTAATTTCATTAATGTAGACTTCCCACTTCCATTTACACCTATTAAAGCAATGGCTTCACCTGCATCAATATGTAAGTTTACATTTTTTAGTGCGGTAACTTCAGCATCATATGAATAATTCGCATCTTTTATATCAATCATTAAATCACAACCTATCAAAATAAAAATATGTTAACACAAAAATTATGGTAAGAATAAAACAAATATAATCAAATAGCTTAAATTTAAATTTCGTATATACTTTATATGTCCCTGTAAATCCTCTAGATTCCATTGCTCCATACATCTCTTCTGCCATCTCTTTAGACTTTATAAACATAGTTCCTACGACTCCAGAAAGTGCAGTACTTTTATGATTGTTTTTGCCTACAGACCTTAATTTAAGAGCATAAACCATATTTAATGAAAATTCGCCTAAAATTATAATATATTTTATAGTAATATCAAGTACCAAAATAAATATATCTGGTATTCTAAATATTTTTAAAGTAATTATTAATTCATTCCACTGGGTAGTACAAGTTAATATACTGACAGAAGCAACTGAAACTAATACTTTTAATGTGATCATTAAGGTATTATTACTATACCCTAAAAAAATAGCTGGTAACAAAATAATAAACGTAAAAATTGCCGCCGCCATACTTGCTTTGACAACATATTTTATTTCTTTTATACTTAAAAGATTTATTATCACAAGCATAAACACAGTTGTAATTACAATAAAGTGAAAATTTCTGCTTAAGGAAACAAAAATAATTAGTATGAGCGTTGATATTAATTTAGTTAATGGGTTAATTCCAAATTTAGAGTTTC from the Clostridium beijerinckii genome contains:
- a CDS encoding energy-coupling factor ABC transporter ATP-binding protein, with amino-acid sequence MIDIKDANYSYDAEVTALKNVNLHIDAGEAIALIGVNGSGKSTLMKLINGLIIADSGSYLFEGEEINNKKMQNEEFSKAFHKKIGFVFQNSDVQLFCSNVYDEIAFGPRQMGMDEEEVRKRVEDTLKLLKIEELRDRQPYHLSGGEKKKVSIATVVVLNPDVYIFDEPMNGLDPKTKRFLKEFMIAINNAGKTILCSTHDFEYVKGVFKRAIVFSSNHAIIRDGDYDEIMNDSEFLYDNNII
- a CDS encoding energy-coupling factor transporter transmembrane component T, whose amino-acid sequence is MPEWLLKKDNYTPLKDKNSFIDKSILSIFNVLAMFRQQTKIRNSKFGINPLTKLISTLILIIFVSLSRNFHFIVITTVFMLVIINLLSIKEIKYVVKASMAAAIFTFIILLPAIFLGYSNNTLMITLKVLVSVASVSILTCTTQWNELIITLKIFRIPDIFILVLDITIKYIIILGEFSLNMVYALKLRSVGKNNHKSTALSGVVGTMFIKSKEMAEEMYGAMESRGFTGTYKVYTKFKFKLFDYICFILTIIFVLTYFYFDRL